From a single Epinephelus fuscoguttatus linkage group LG18, E.fuscoguttatus.final_Chr_v1 genomic region:
- the slc20a1b gene encoding sodium-dependent phosphate transporter 1-B, which yields MVSTTATAIILASTVGLVTQTVPGPLTEYMWLLIVGFIIAFILAFSVGANDVANSFGTAVGSGVVTLRQACILATIFETLGSVLLGANVSETIRKGIIDPGMYNGSAHVLMAGSISAMFGSAVWQLAASFLKLPISGTHCIVGATIGFSLVARGQEGVRWFKLVSIVASWFLSPLLSGIMSGIVFYFVRMFILQKKDPVPNGLKALPVFYAVTMGINLFSIMYTGAPMLGFNKIPWWGSLLISFGLSVLTAIVVWFIVCPRLKKKIERDTKSSSPSESPLMEKRELREAHCPILKQTAKETSTPTTPAVNQSPSAQPQAAPEERRVAFDIGDSDEVDSNKERKVAFDIGDSDDTDYSNANGALKQVQSNSQANNQQVSNGSTNSANQVQFNNHVQFNNRPAQIPSNGYSQYHTVHKDSGLYKDLLHKLHLAKVGDCMGEGGDRPIRRNNSYTSYTMAIIGMHQDFKHKEGEHRANEDGDKGTGTGGQERKRVRMDSYTSYCNAVAEHTTPEGLGEGDVTLEMGKEDAGSSQSSLDDDGLEADKPEVSTLFQFLQILTACFGSFAHGGNDVSNAIGPLVALWMVYTSSSVISDEPIPIWLLLYGGVGICAGLWVWGRRVIQTMGKDLTPITPSSGFSIELASAVTVVVASNIGLPVSTTHCKVGSVVAVGWLRSRKAVDWRLFRNIFMAWFVTVPISGLISAAIMAIFIYGIL from the exons ttgttggctTCATCATCGCCTTCATCTTAGCCTTTTCTGTGGGTGCCAATGATGTCGCCAACTCATTTGGCACGGCCGTGGGCTCTGGGGTGGTCACCTTGCGACAGGCATGCATTCTGGCAACAATCTTTGAGACGCTGGGCTCTGTGCTCCTCGGGGCCAATGTGAGCGAAACCATCCGCAAAGGTATCATCGACCCGGGGATGTACAATGGCTCTGCACACGTGTTGATGGCTGGATCCATCAGTGCCATGTTTG GTTCTGCTGTGTGGCAGCTGGCAGCCTCCTTCCTTAAGCTCCCCATCTCTGGAACACACTGCATTGTTGGTGCTACTATCGGATTCTCGCTGGTTGCCAGAGGCCAGGAGGGAGTCAGGTGGTTTAAACTTGTCAGTATCG TGGCTTCCTGGTTCCTGAGTCCCCTTTTGTCTGGAATAATGTCAGGCATTGTTTTCTACTTTGTGCGCATGTTCATCTTACAGAAG AAAGACCCTGTACCTAATGGACTGAAGGCCCTGCCTGTCTTCTACGCCGTGACTATGGGGATCAACCTGTTCTCCATCATGTACACTGGAGCTCCGA TGCTGGGATTTAACAAGATCCCGTGGTGGGGCAGCCTGCTCATCTCGTTTGGTTTATCTGTGCTGACTGCCATTGTGGTCTGGTTTATTGTCTGCCCTCGCCTCAAGAAGAAGATTGAAC GAGATACAAAGTCTTCTAGCCCCTCTGAGAGCCCCCTGATGGAGAAGAGGGAGCTGAGAGAGGCTCACTGTCCAATCCTGAAACAGACTGCCAAGGAGACATCTACGCCTACCACcccagctgtcaatcagagcCCCTCTGCTCAGCCCCAGGCTGCCCCTGAGGAGCGCAGGGTGGCGTTTGACATTGGAGATTCTGACGAGGTTGACAGTAATAAGGAACGCAAGGTGGCATTTGACATCGGAGATTCTGATGACACGGACTACAGCAATGCAAATGGTG CCCTTAAACAGGTTCAGTCAAACAGCCAGGCCAACAACCAGCAAGTCAGCAATGGCTCTACAAATTCGGCCAACCAGGTTCAGTTCAACAACCACGTTCAGTTCAACAACAGACCAGCGCAGATCCCAAGTAACGGTTACAGTCAGTACCACACAGTCCACAAGGACTCTGGCCTCTACAAGGACCTACTGCACAAACTCCACCTGGCCAAGGTAGGCGACTGCATGGGTGAGGGGGGCGACCGACCTATCCGACGCAACAACAGCTACACCTCCTACACCATGGCCATCATCGGCATGCACCAAGACTTCAAGCATAAGGAAGGAGAGCACCGCGCCAACGAGGATGGCGACAAGGGCACGGGGACAGGGGGTCAGGAGAGGAAGCGCGTGCGTATGGACAGTTACACCAGCTACTGCAACGCTGTGGCGGAGCACACAACTCCAGAAGGTCTGGGAGAGGGGGATGTGACCCTAGAAATGGGGAAGGAGGATGCAGGTAGCAGCCAAAGCTCTCTGGACGACGATGGGCTTGAAGCAGACAAGCCAGAGGTGTCGACCCTGTTCCAGTTCCTCCAAATTCTCACCGCCTGCTTCGGATCCTTCGCCCATGGAGGGAACGACGTTAG TAACGCCATCGGACCACTGGTAGCTCTCTGGATGGTTTACACAAGCAGCAGTGTGATCTCAGATGAACCCATTCCCATTTGGCTGCTGCTGTACGGTGGTGTAGGCATCTGCGCCGGTCTCTGGGTGTGGGGTCGCAGAGTGATCCAGACTATGGGCAAGGATCTCACCCCCATCACTCCCTCAAG TGGTTTCAGCATCGAACTGGCCTCAGCCGTGACTGTCGTGGTAGCCTCTAACATTGGCCTGCCTGTCTCCACCACCCACTGCAAG GTGGGCTCTGTGGTTGCAGTCGGATGGCTGCGCTCAAGAAAGGCAGTAGACTGGCGTCTTTTCAGAAACATCTTCATGGCGTGGTTCGTGACTGTGCCCATCTCCGGTCTGATCAGTGCCGCCATCATGGCCATCTTCATCTACGGCATCCTTTGA